One window of Papaver somniferum cultivar HN1 chromosome 9, ASM357369v1, whole genome shotgun sequence genomic DNA carries:
- the LOC113308728 gene encoding hexokinase-like 1 protein translates to MHSDDTDELETVGSTLNEILNVHTTLEVRRTVVNVIDTIVKRAARLAGAGIVAILQKMELDTPGLIHEKRTVVAISGSLYQKYEKYQLYLKQVVTELLGSYVVIIQFPDASGIGAALLADTTA, encoded by the exons ATGCATAGTGACGATACGGACGAACTCGAGACTGTTGGATCAACACTAAACGAAATACTTAAT GTACATACAACCTTAGAGGTAAGAAGAACTGTTGTAAATGTGATTGATACTATTGTCAAAAGAGCAGCACGATTAGCAGGTGCAGGCATTGTCGCAATTCTTCAGAAAATGGAACTAGATACGCCGGGACTTATTCATGAGAAGAGGACCGTGGTGGCTATTTCTGGAAGTTTGTATCAGAAATATGAAAAGTACCAATTATATCTCAAACAAGTAGTCACCGAGCTACTTGGGTCCTACGTGGTTATAATACAATTCCCGGATGCTTCCGGTATTGGAGCTGCTTTATTAGCTGATACTACTGcatag
- the LOC113311489 gene encoding hexokinase-2, chloroplastic-like, producing the protein MGDRSILQKLQTDCATPLSVLLRVAYSMIDEMRCGLSVAGGGDLKMLLSYVNSFPTGPKRGLFYALDIGGTNFRVLRILLDGEGNLDRDGTEMKSWEIHEDQKTGTKEGLFGFIASALRELVDREFEIYKIQRETERKIGFTFSFPVNQTAINEGTLIEWTKGFDVSDTVGENVVACLEEALVRLNLNMFSVTALVNDAVGTLAGAIYTDSDVKVAVILGTGTNACYIERMDAIPNIVEEDGHTIINTEWGAFSQGVLPLTEFDQHLGDNDEGRQIFEKMISGKYLGAIMSRILLEMARSENLFGEDYTGTVVLRQILFLNPLHM; encoded by the exons ATGGGGGATAGATCGATCCTCCAAAAGCTACAGACAGATTGTGCAACTCCTCTTAGTGTACTTTTAAGGGTTGCATATTCAATGATTGATGAAATGAGATGTGGACTTTCTGTTGCCGGTGGAGGTGATCTTAAGATGCTTCTCAGTTATGTTAATAGCTTCCCTACAGG GCCGAAGAGAGGGTTGTTTTATGCTTTGGATATTGGAGGGACCAATTTTCGTGTGTTAAGGATACTGTTAGATGGGGAAGGTAATCTTGACCGGGATGGCACTGAGATGAAATCCTGGGAGATACATGAAGATCAGAAGACTGGTACTAAAGAG GGGTTATTTGGTTTTATCGCCTCGGCTCTGCGGGAATTAGTAGATCGGGAATTTGAGATATACAAAATTCAACGAGAAACTGAAAGGAAGATAGGTTTTACATTTTCATTCCCTGTAAACCAGACGGCTATTAATGAAGGGACATTAATCGAATGGACAAAAGGGTTCGATGTCTCAGATACA GTAGGAGAAAATGTAGTTGCCTGTTTGGAAGAAGCTCTAGTAAGATTAAACCTTAATATGTTTTCAGTAACTGCGCTG GTTAATGATGCCGTGGGAACGCTCGCTGGAGCAATATACACGGACAGTGATGTGAAAGTTGCTGTCATTTTGGGCACTGGAACTAATGCGTGTTACATAGAACGTATGGATGCCATTCCTAATATAGTGGAGGAGGATGGACATACG ATCATTAATACAGAGTGGGGAGCGTTCTCTCAAGGAGTACTCCCTTTAACAGAATTTGATCAACACTTGGGTGATAATGATGAGGGTAGACAA ATATTTGAGAAGATGATTTCTGGTAAATACCTAGGCGCAATTATGAGCCGAATTTTGCTCGAGATGGCTCGATCAGAAAATTTGTTTGGTGAAGACTATACAGGGACTGTTGTTCTAAGGCAAATATTATTCCTTAACCCCTTACATATGTAG